A genome region from Arachis duranensis cultivar V14167 chromosome 6, aradu.V14167.gnm2.J7QH, whole genome shotgun sequence includes the following:
- the LOC107493133 gene encoding cytochrome P450 94A1: protein MIQNIILFLLMFLPFLVFFLIRPYSNKSKTSVIPKSYPIIGSYLALKANSHRRIQWLSDIVLASPAATFTLRRLFGIQSIFTANPATVQHILKNNFPNYRKGDIVVGTLSDLLGNGIFNTNGEDWKFQRQVASHEFNTKSLRNFVENVVDSELSDRLVPILSGAAARQEETLDLQDILQRFAFDNICRIAFGYDPQYLNLSFERSDFAEAFQEATEISSLRFREPLPFVWKLKRALNIGSEKRLRIAVSQVRQSANKLVREKKKELHDNSSLGSVDMLSRFLSSGHSDEDFVTDIVISFILAGKDTTSAALTWFFWLLSKNPRVEKEILKEINEKSEAPVYDEVKEMVYTHAALCESMRLYPPVPTDSKEAVNDDVLPDGTAVKKGTVVTYHVYAMGRMESLWGGDWADFKPERWLERVEGDKWRFVARDSFSYPVFQAGPRICLGKEMAFLQMKRVVAGVLRSFRVVPTAADGVEPEFISFLTSQMKGGFPVKILQRKV from the coding sequence ATGATTCAAAACATCATCTTGTTCCTGTTAATGTTCCTTccctttcttgttttcttcttaaTCAGACCATATTCAAACAAGAGCAAAACCAGTGTCATCCCAAAATCATACCCAATCATTGGCAGTTACTTAGCACTCAAGGCCAACTCCCACCGCCGCATCCAGTGGCTCTCCGACATCGTCCTTGCCTCCCCTGCTGCCACCTTCACCCTTCGCCGCCTTTTCGGCATCCAATCCATCTTCACCGCCAACCCCGCCACCGTGCAGcatatcctcaagaacaacttcCCCAATTACCGAAAAGGTGATATCGTCGTCGGAACCCTCTCCGATCTCCTCGGAAACGGAATCTTCAACACCAACGGCGAGGACTGGAAGTTCCAGAGACAAGTTGCCAGCCACGAGTTCAACACCAAATCGCTCCGCAATTTCGTGGAGAACGTAGTCGACAGCGAACTCTCCGATCGGCTCGTCCCCATCCTGTCCGGCGCCGCCGCAAGGCAGGAAGAAACCCTGGATTTGCAAGATATCCTTCAGAGATTCGCGTTTGACAACATCTGCAGAATCGCGTTCGGGTACGACCCTCAGTACTTGAACTTATCATTTGAAAGAAGCGACTTCGCCGAGGCATTCCAAGAAGCAACCGAGATCAGCAGTTTACGGTTTCGCGAACCCTTACCTTTCGTATGGAAGCTTAAGAGAGCCCTCAACATCGGATCTGAGAAGCGATTGCGAATTGCTGTATCTCAAGTGCGCCAGTCTGCCAATAAACTCGTcagagagaagaaaaaggagcTCCATGACAACTCATCGCTTGGATCCGTCGACATGCTCTCGCGGTTCTTGAGTTCCGGTCACTCCGACGAGGACTTCGTGACGGACATAGTGATAAGCTTCATACTCGCCGGAAAGGACACTACCTCTGCGGCGCTGACGTGGTTCTTCTGGCTGTTATCGAAGAACCCTCGCGTTGAGAAGGAGATTCTGAAAGAGATAAACGAGAAATCAGAAGCTCCGGTTTACGATGAAGTGAAGGAGATGGTGTACACGCACGCTGCCTTGTGTGAGAGCATGAGGCTGTACCCTCCGGTTCCGACGGACAGCAAGGAGGCGGTGAACGACGACGTTTTGCCGGACGGGACGGCGGTGAAGAAGGGAACGGTGGTGACGTATCATGTTTACGCCATGGGCAGGATGGAAAGCCTTTGGGGTGGTGACTGGGCGGATTTTAAGCCGGAGAGGTGGTTGGAGAGAGTTGAAGGCGACAAGTGGCGGTTCGTGGCGAGGGATTCTTTCAGCTATCCGGTGTTCCAAGCGGGTCCCAGGATTTGCTTGGGGAAGGAAATGGCATTTTTGCAGATGAAGAGGGTGGTGGCTGGAGTTCTGAGGAGCTTTAGGGTGGTTCCCACGGCGGCCGACGGGGTTGAACCGGAGTTCATTTCGTTCTTGACCTCTCAGATGAAAGGTGGTTTTCCTGTCAAGATTCTTCAAAGAAAAGTTTGA
- the LOC107493134 gene encoding flowering locus K homology domain: MSGEEFDGHDDMGGYVPEDPGFQQDHSVDLDEGNVFDSSGFPQLHQLDEHHDPGNFAEDANPPVNDFAGYDVGDFPEDPSSPQEEHVIEENHDVGDVTENFGSVPQEGHENDSQGHEIKKWPGWPGENVFRMLVPVQKVGSIIGRKGEFIKKITEETKARIKILDGPPGTMERAVMVSAKEEPDWTIPPAVEGLLRVHKQVINLDHDSADTSGAGPSIITRLLVADTQAGSLIGKQGSTIKSIQDGSGCIIRVLGSENLPVFALRDDSVVEVQGEPAGVHKAVELIAVHLRKFLVDRSIVGVFETKMQMPDVRVNHNAPPRQPWVPPPQGFPAPGGGGPAFAPPSQQYMPPSHPYDNYYPTADMPPMDKQFHQAPLSAYGRDPSAGIHPPSAQPQQSAATKVTQHMQIPLSYADAVIGASGANISYIRRASGASVTVQETRGVPGEMTVEISGTTSEIQAAQQLVQNFVAEAASAAQDQVAGAISQGYSSYPTNAPAYASPPSSTAGHVPSSEYGPMYGTNYGY; encoded by the exons ATGAGGGGAATGTGTTTGATAGCTCTGGTTTTCCTCAGCTGCATCAACTTGATGAACACCATGATCCAGGAAATTTTGCTGAGGATGCCAATCCTCCTGTGAATGATTTTGCTGGCTATGATGTTGGAGATTTTCCGGAAGACCCCAGTTCTCCACAAGAGGAGCATGTCATTGAAGAAAATCATGATGTAGGAGATGTAACTGAGAATTTTGGTTCTGTGCCACAAGAAGGGCATGAGAATGATTCCCAAGGACATGAAATTAAGAAGTGGCCTGGGTGGCCTGGAGAGAATGTCTTCAGGATGTTGGTCCCGGTGCAAAAGGTTGGCAGTATTATTGGCCGGAAGGGTGAGTTTATTAAGAAAATCACAGAAGAAACTAAGGCGCGAATCAAAATTCTTGATGGTCCTCCTGGAACCATGGAAAGAGCT GTAATGGTATCGGCAAAAGAAGAGCCAGATTGGACCATACCACCTGCAGTTGAGGGTTTGTTAAGGGTTCATAAACAAGTCATCAATCTTGACCATGACTCGGCAGACACATCAGGTGCTGGGCCCTCAATTATCACTAGGCTTCTAGTTGCAGATACTCAAGCAGGAAGTCTGATTGGGAAGCAGGGTTCCACCATAAAATCCATTCAAGATGGCTCTGGTTGCATTATACGTGTTCTTGGATCAG AAAACCTACCTGTGTTTGCTTTGAGAGACGATAGTGTTGTTGAAGTACAAGGTGAACCTGCTGGAGTTCATAAGGCAGTTGAACTTATTGCAGTTCATTTGCGTAAGTTCTTGGTTGACCGCAGCATAGTCGGAGTATTTGAAACAAAG ATGCAAATGCCAGATGTTCGAGTCAACCACAATGCACCCCCACGCCAACCTTGGGTTCCTCCTCCTCAAGGGTTTCCAGCTCCTGGTGGTGGTGGGCCTGCTTTTGCACCACCTAGTCAGCAATATATGCCACCATCACATCCCTATGATAATTATTACCCAACAGCCGACATGCCTCCTATGGACAAACAATTCCATCAGGCTCCACTATCTGCTTATGGCAGGGATCCTTCCGCTGGAATTCATCCACCAAGTGCACAACCACAACAGTCTGCTGCAACTAAG GTTACACAGCACATGCAAATTCCTCTATCATATGCAGATGCTGTTATTGGAGCATCAGGTGCAAATATCAGTTACATTCGTCGTGCTAGTGGAGCAAGTGTTACGGTTCAGGAGACAAGGGGAGTGCCAGGGGAGATGACTGTTGAAATAAGTGGGACTACATCAGAGATACAGGCAGCCCAACAGCTGGTTCAG AACTTTGTCGCTGAAGCTGCAAGTGCTGCCCAGGATCAAGTGGCGGGAGCAATTAGCCAAGGTTACAGTTCCTATCCAACTAATGCTCCAGCATATGCTTCTCCGCCCTCTAGCACTGCTGGCCATGTGCCTTCTTCCGAGTATGGCCCCATGTATGGTACCAATTATGGTTATTAA